In one Solidesulfovibrio sp. genomic region, the following are encoded:
- a CDS encoding helix-turn-helix domain-containing protein, producing MPLLPFSPPGITPTGKPVGGAAARLLGISRSTLWRRLRGEASCHVLEEDRY from the coding sequence ATGCCTCTCCTCCCGTTTTCCCCTCCGGGTATCACGCCCACGGGCAAGCCGGTAGGGGGCGCGGCGGCCAGGCTGCTCGGCATCAGCCGCTCCACCCTGTGGCGGCGGCTGCGCGGGGAAGCCTCGTGCCACGTCCTCGAAGAGGATAGATACTGA
- a CDS encoding efflux transporter outer membrane subunit → MRAIRFRLPLWTALFLAILASGCMKVGPDFKRPDEPVYPDWVEGGKAGARPGLDVQNEWWDAFGDPVLARLVRASFEANLPLRVAGLRVIEARAQLGIAVGQFYPQSQAGSGGYTFTKESHLAPTWPQPGTGQSVQDAVWQNTLGLSASWEIDFWGKYRRGIESADATLRASAADYDNALVSLAGDVAKTYLELRINQAQIDIARQNVVLQTEGLKIAEARFRYGATSERDVEQAKTMLLSTEATIPGFESAIAKNRHALSVLLGMPPDTPPEGLGETVGIPAPPWEIGVGVPADLLRRRPDVRAAEYAAMAQCAKIGVAKADLFPSFSLGGSVGFLASDVGVFSLSNLLSQQGFTAQFVPQFTWNLFNYGRIIDNVRVQDAKFQSLLIQYRQTVLTALREVEDALAAYIGASAQVVSLKKAADAAKRSADLAFIQYSEGKTDYTTVLVAQQQLLKQQDDLVATQGTVATSLVSLYRALGGGWQVRQGLPYVPDEVRREMEKRTWWGAQIRENPQKVEESAKGGLSRYLPDL, encoded by the coding sequence ATGCGTGCGATCCGTTTCAGATTGCCCCTTTGGACGGCGCTTTTCCTGGCCATCCTCGCGAGCGGCTGCATGAAGGTCGGCCCCGACTTCAAGCGCCCCGACGAGCCGGTCTACCCGGACTGGGTCGAGGGCGGCAAGGCCGGCGCGCGGCCGGGGCTCGACGTGCAAAACGAGTGGTGGGACGCCTTCGGCGACCCGGTGCTGGCCCGGCTGGTGCGCGCCTCCTTCGAGGCGAACCTGCCGTTGCGGGTGGCCGGGCTGCGGGTCATCGAGGCCCGGGCCCAGCTCGGCATCGCCGTGGGCCAGTTCTATCCCCAGTCCCAGGCCGGCTCCGGCGGCTACACCTTCACCAAGGAAAGCCACCTCGCCCCCACCTGGCCCCAGCCCGGCACCGGCCAGTCCGTACAGGACGCCGTCTGGCAGAACACCCTGGGCCTGAGCGCCTCCTGGGAGATCGACTTCTGGGGCAAGTACCGCCGCGGCATCGAATCGGCCGACGCGACCCTGCGGGCCAGCGCCGCCGACTACGACAACGCCCTGGTCAGCCTGGCCGGCGACGTGGCCAAGACCTACCTGGAACTGCGCATCAACCAGGCCCAGATCGATATCGCCCGCCAGAACGTGGTGCTGCAAACCGAGGGCCTGAAAATCGCCGAGGCCCGCTTCCGCTACGGCGCCACCAGCGAGCGCGACGTGGAGCAGGCCAAAACCATGCTGCTGTCCACCGAGGCCACCATCCCGGGCTTCGAGAGCGCCATCGCCAAGAACCGTCACGCCCTGTCCGTGCTGTTGGGCATGCCCCCGGATACGCCCCCGGAAGGCCTGGGCGAGACCGTGGGCATTCCCGCGCCGCCCTGGGAGATCGGGGTGGGCGTGCCGGCCGACCTGCTGCGCCGCCGGCCCGACGTGCGCGCCGCCGAGTACGCGGCCATGGCCCAGTGCGCCAAGATCGGCGTGGCCAAGGCCGATCTGTTCCCCTCGTTCTCGCTCGGCGGCTCGGTGGGCTTCCTGGCCAGCGACGTGGGCGTGTTCAGCCTGTCCAACCTGCTGTCCCAGCAGGGGTTCACGGCCCAGTTCGTGCCGCAGTTCACCTGGAACCTGTTCAACTACGGCCGGATCATCGACAACGTCCGCGTCCAGGACGCCAAGTTCCAGTCGCTGCTCATCCAGTACCGCCAGACGGTGCTGACGGCCCTTCGCGAGGTGGAGGACGCCCTGGCCGCCTACATCGGCGCCAGCGCCCAGGTGGTTTCGCTCAAAAAGGCGGCCGACGCGGCCAAGCGCTCGGCCGACCTGGCCTTCATCCAGTACAGCGAAGGCAAGACCGACTACACCACCGTGCTCGTGGCCCAGCAGCAACTGCTCAAGCAGCAGGACGACCTGGTGGCCACGCAAGGCACCGTGGCCACCTCCCTGGTGTCCCTGTACCGGGCCCTGGGCGGCGGCTGGCAGGTGCGCCAGGGCCTGCCCTACGTGCCCGACGAGGTGCGGCGCGAGATGGAAAAACGGACGTGGTGGGGCGCGCAGATCAGGGAAAACCCGCAAAAGGTCGAGGAGTCCGCCAAGGGCGGCCTGTCGCGCTACCTGCCCGACCTGTAG
- a CDS encoding sulfatase-like hydrolase/transferase, protein MRRLKRIFPCCLAVFLFLVLSRAGALAGNERGASTGPTAAKGSVPSDQYLHVPPVKIAPNMEPVIPHPDQAKQVADKLAALERKFGKKPNIVVFLLDDVGWMDVGFNGGGIAVGNDTPTLDAFASQGLILTSAYSQPSCSPTRATIMTGQLPVHHGLQYPPMYGQAGGLEGAVTLAKLLSDQGYVTQGVGKWHMGENEGSQPQNVGFDDFRGFLSVSDMYTEWRDIYYNPEIALNPARFAMLEKSDFNHNDVHCVKGQPCQAVGLIDLDTIKTLDQEWSAYAEKFLRDQAGGKKPFFLYYGTRGCHFDNYPNDAYAGKSRSHTSYGDCMVEMDAVFGRLMQALTDSGQLENTLVLFTSDNGPEGEVPPYGRTPFRGYKGTTWEGGVRVPTFAYWKGVIAPRKSEGLFDLADIFPTALSLAGKPGAALATLLPADRYVDGIDQASFLLAEKGDSNRRSVLYWMATQFAAVRIDEFKYHQVVQITDMIAKKGWNAGFSGGVVDKTGLEVLFNLYTNPQEDAIVGIRHLPVAGILQQEMLRYEMEVLPKFPANFKLPGG, encoded by the coding sequence ATGCGACGCCTGAAACGCATTTTCCCGTGTTGCCTGGCTGTGTTCCTTTTCCTTGTCCTTTCCCGCGCCGGCGCCCTGGCCGGCAACGAGCGGGGGGCGTCCACCGGCCCGACCGCGGCCAAGGGCTCGGTCCCCTCCGACCAGTACCTCCACGTCCCGCCCGTCAAGATCGCCCCGAACATGGAGCCGGTCATCCCCCATCCCGACCAGGCCAAGCAGGTGGCGGACAAGCTGGCCGCCCTGGAAAGGAAATTCGGGAAAAAGCCCAACATCGTGGTCTTCCTGCTTGACGACGTGGGCTGGATGGACGTGGGGTTCAACGGCGGCGGCATCGCCGTGGGCAACGACACGCCGACCCTGGACGCCTTCGCCTCCCAGGGCCTCATCCTCACCTCGGCCTATTCCCAGCCGAGCTGCTCCCCCACCCGGGCGACCATCATGACCGGCCAGCTGCCCGTGCACCACGGCCTGCAGTATCCGCCCATGTACGGCCAGGCCGGGGGCCTCGAAGGCGCCGTCACCCTGGCCAAGCTCCTGTCCGACCAGGGCTACGTCACCCAGGGCGTGGGCAAATGGCACATGGGGGAAAACGAGGGATCGCAGCCGCAAAACGTGGGCTTTGACGACTTCCGGGGTTTTCTGTCCGTGTCGGACATGTACACCGAATGGCGCGACATCTACTACAATCCGGAAATCGCCCTCAATCCGGCCCGGTTCGCCATGTTGGAGAAGTCGGATTTCAACCACAACGACGTGCACTGCGTGAAGGGCCAGCCCTGCCAGGCGGTGGGCCTGATCGACCTCGACACCATCAAGACCCTGGACCAGGAATGGTCCGCCTACGCCGAGAAGTTCCTGCGGGACCAGGCCGGCGGCAAGAAGCCCTTCTTCCTCTACTACGGCACCCGGGGCTGCCATTTCGACAACTACCCCAACGACGCCTATGCCGGGAAGTCCCGGTCCCATACCTCCTACGGCGACTGCATGGTGGAGATGGACGCCGTCTTCGGCCGCCTCATGCAGGCCCTGACCGATTCCGGGCAGCTGGAAAACACCCTGGTCCTGTTCACCTCGGACAACGGCCCCGAAGGCGAGGTGCCGCCCTACGGCCGCACGCCCTTTCGCGGCTACAAGGGCACGACCTGGGAAGGCGGCGTGCGCGTGCCCACCTTCGCCTACTGGAAGGGCGTCATCGCCCCGCGCAAGTCCGAGGGGCTCTTCGACCTGGCCGACATCTTCCCCACGGCCCTGTCCCTGGCCGGCAAGCCCGGCGCGGCGCTGGCCACGCTGCTGCCGGCCGACCGCTACGTGGACGGCATCGACCAGGCCTCGTTCCTGCTGGCCGAGAAGGGCGACTCCAACCGCCGCAGCGTGCTGTATTGGATGGCCACGCAGTTCGCCGCGGTGCGCATCGACGAATTCAAGTACCATCAGGTCGTGCAGATCACGGACATGATCGCCAAGAAGGGCTGGAACGCGGGGTTCAGCGGCGGCGTGGTGGACAAGACCGGCCTGGAGGTGCTGTTCAACCTCTACACCAACCCCCAGGAGGACGCCATCGTCGGCATCCGGCACCTGCCCGTGGCCGGCATCCTCCAGCAGGAGATGCTGCGCTACGAAATGGAGGTGCTGCCCAAGTTCCCGGCCAACTTCAAGCTGCCCGGGGGCTGA
- a CDS encoding efflux RND transporter periplasmic adaptor subunit yields the protein MHTRHTRIASALVALVAVAGSLFALGGCKGGNEYVPPPPPKVKVAKPEKRDVTEYLQFTGNTQAVNSVDLRARIEGFLVKQAYVDGADVKKGQLLFVIQPEPYEAKLQEAKAALLSQQAGLHQAEIEYVRAKNLLKEKAGPDTDVVKWDAQREQYKAGVESAKAQIEIAQINLSYTRVNAPFDGRVSRRNVDVGNLVGAGEKTLLATIISYDPMYVYFTLGERDLLRLQEGRLEGAAAPDKHVTIPVEIGFSNSTDYPFKGTLDYYGLGIDPKTGTILLRGELPNGDDRIAPGLFARVRVPLKQRQGLLVPDTAVGQSQVGHYVLLLSDKDVVEQRPVTIGFAVDDMYVIDKGLTGDERVIVSDLQRVRPGGKAEPVADAPKTPPAGAKP from the coding sequence ATGCACACGCGCCACACACGGATCGCCTCGGCCCTGGTCGCCCTGGTCGCTGTCGCGGGAAGCCTTTTCGCCCTTGGGGGCTGCAAGGGCGGCAACGAATACGTGCCGCCGCCCCCGCCCAAGGTCAAGGTGGCCAAGCCGGAAAAACGCGACGTCACGGAATACCTGCAATTTACCGGCAACACCCAGGCCGTCAACTCGGTCGATCTGCGCGCCCGCATCGAGGGCTTCCTCGTCAAGCAGGCCTACGTGGACGGCGCGGACGTCAAAAAGGGCCAACTGCTGTTCGTCATCCAGCCCGAACCCTACGAGGCCAAGCTGCAGGAGGCCAAGGCGGCGCTTTTGAGCCAGCAGGCCGGCCTGCACCAGGCCGAGATCGAATACGTGCGCGCCAAAAACCTGCTCAAGGAAAAGGCCGGCCCGGACACGGACGTGGTCAAGTGGGACGCCCAGCGCGAGCAGTACAAGGCCGGCGTGGAATCCGCCAAGGCGCAGATCGAGATCGCCCAGATCAACCTGAGCTACACCCGGGTCAACGCCCCCTTCGACGGCCGGGTGAGCCGGCGCAACGTGGACGTGGGCAACCTGGTCGGCGCCGGGGAAAAGACGCTGCTGGCCACCATCATCAGCTACGACCCCATGTACGTCTACTTCACCCTGGGCGAGCGCGACCTGCTGCGCCTCCAGGAAGGCCGGCTGGAGGGCGCGGCCGCCCCGGACAAGCACGTGACGATTCCGGTGGAGATCGGCTTCAGCAATTCGACGGACTATCCGTTCAAGGGCACGCTGGACTACTACGGCCTGGGCATCGACCCCAAGACCGGCACCATCCTGTTGCGCGGCGAACTGCCCAACGGCGACGACCGCATCGCCCCGGGGCTGTTCGCCCGGGTGCGGGTGCCGCTGAAACAACGCCAGGGCCTGCTCGTGCCGGACACGGCCGTGGGCCAGAGCCAGGTCGGCCATTACGTCTTGCTGCTTTCCGACAAGGACGTGGTCGAGCAGCGGCCCGTGACCATCGGTTTCGCCGTGGACGACATGTACGTGATCGACAAGGGGCTCACCGGCGACGAGCGGGTCATCGTCAGCGACCTGCAGCGGGTGCGGCCGGGCGGCAAGGCCGAACCCGTCGCCGACGCGCCCAAGACCCCGCCCGCCGGGGCCAAACCGTAA
- the mdh gene encoding malate dehydrogenase, with product MNGKVTVFGAGNVGGAVTRRLIERKVCKKVVLVDRMPDKAAGIALDILEASPVDLLEPVCLSGEDLEQTRDSDIVIITAGATRKEGMSRDDLLRVNADIVRECVSSAAKYSPYAFYIVVSNPLNVMCHVAMRAGQIPRTRITGMAGILDASRFQYFLSKELGVSVENIQAMVLGEHGEDMVPVPRYSTVAGIPVTELLPRERLDALIARTRDGGAEIIRLMRTSAFYAPASAVIQMVAAVVMDKKKILPCAAYLTGEYGLRDVFVGMPVKLGANGVEDVLELELTDEEGQALLGSAQKIKAQLALLGEAC from the coding sequence ATGAACGGAAAGGTCACCGTCTTCGGCGCGGGCAATGTCGGCGGCGCGGTCACCCGGCGGCTCATCGAGCGCAAGGTCTGCAAGAAGGTCGTGCTGGTGGACAGGATGCCGGACAAGGCGGCCGGCATCGCCCTGGACATCCTGGAGGCCAGCCCCGTGGACCTGCTGGAGCCGGTCTGCCTGTCCGGCGAGGACCTGGAGCAGACCCGGGATTCGGACATCGTCATCATCACCGCCGGGGCCACGCGCAAGGAAGGCATGAGCCGCGACGACCTGCTGCGCGTAAACGCCGACATCGTGCGCGAGTGTGTGTCCAGCGCGGCCAAATACAGCCCCTACGCCTTCTACATCGTCGTGAGCAACCCGCTTAACGTCATGTGCCACGTGGCCATGCGGGCCGGCCAGATCCCGCGCACCCGCATCACCGGCATGGCCGGCATCCTGGACGCCAGCCGCTTTCAGTATTTCCTGTCCAAGGAGCTGGGCGTGTCCGTGGAAAACATCCAGGCCATGGTCCTTGGCGAGCACGGCGAGGACATGGTGCCCGTGCCGCGCTACTCCACCGTGGCCGGCATCCCGGTCACGGAGCTGTTGCCCAGGGAGCGCCTGGACGCGCTCATTGCCCGCACCCGCGACGGCGGGGCCGAGATCATCCGGCTCATGCGGACCAGCGCCTTCTACGCCCCGGCCTCGGCCGTGATCCAGATGGTGGCGGCCGTGGTCATGGACAAAAAAAAGATCCTGCCTTGCGCCGCCTACCTCACGGGCGAGTACGGGCTGCGCGACGTGTTCGTGGGCATGCCGGTCAAGCTCGGCGCCAACGGCGTGGAGGATGTCCTGGAACTGGAACTCACCGACGAGGAAGGCCAGGCCCTGCTGGGGAGCGCCCAAAAAATCAAGGCGCAGCTGGCCCTGCTCGGCGAAGCCTGTTGA
- a CDS encoding PEP/pyruvate-binding domain-containing protein, which produces MTAPIIAFTDAGGLPAISEVGGKGYSLLRLSREHFPVPPGFVLTTRFFEPWARRVRQCEAWKAFLAAAPGDMATAAAALPPLAEALAFDADQARLVAEALDGLGQWRLFAVRSSSPEEDLASASFAGGYETILGATRDTMERAVRRAFGSCLNPRVFVYKRQHGFDISQARIAVVIQAQIDADVAGVGFSLDPLTNDYDLAVFNANWGLGETVVSGLATPDQFTVDKVTGEVVETVLGAKETSYWLLPDGGTTERADDRHDEATLSPDQLREMTATLSRIEALYQCPMDIEWAWHGGRFSLLQARPITAWLPLPEEILTAPGAPRALFMDATLAIQGIQEPLSVMGQDFLAVFFRRAARRLLGDDAIVDPGHGLVRPAGGRLYSCLSFLFTMADPEGFAAFIDNMDAMVGDILREADLAPYRRLPKPAFLNHLIPRLLAHVPGLPLRNIAAALAPEHAAARYHPKVEAALAAMAAHREDGQGLADAADRLCGAFLELLVDVLATPLLVGILAKSRLRRLFAARAASDPTVADDLTHIDQALPHNITIDMGLALYGVAEAFREAGLADAASIDRCLLAGDAPPEAARAVAAWRDFQDRFGFRGPRELDLAAPRYRDAPEMLCKQVVALAALPEGGDTPRTIQQRSIERRLAAHARLERTARAMGVPAHAEYGLLYRLVEHFGGYRENHKYYLVKVIALVRERALEAGRSLARAGRLDDAREVFDLTLADLDRALGDPSLDARALGAANTAFLRRLGRVEAFPHVVDSRGRILRPKSRPAKAGELSGQGVSPGTVSGPVKVLRTPDEKPLLPGDILVARATDPGWTPLFVNAAAIVLEVGGMLQHGSLVAREYGKPCVAGVLDATRLLRDGEPVEVDGSWGRVRRLDPPPS; this is translated from the coding sequence ATGACCGCACCGATCATCGCCTTTACGGACGCCGGCGGGCTGCCGGCCATTTCCGAGGTGGGCGGCAAGGGGTATTCGCTTCTCCGCCTGAGCCGCGAGCACTTCCCCGTGCCGCCCGGCTTCGTCCTGACCACCCGTTTTTTCGAGCCCTGGGCTCGCCGGGTGCGGCAGTGCGAGGCCTGGAAAGCCTTTCTGGCCGCCGCGCCCGGGGACATGGCCACGGCGGCCGCCGCCCTGCCGCCCCTGGCCGAGGCCCTCGCCTTCGACGCCGACCAGGCCCGGCTCGTGGCCGAGGCCCTTGACGGGCTCGGGCAATGGCGGCTTTTCGCCGTGCGCTCCTCCTCGCCCGAGGAAGACCTGGCCAGCGCCTCCTTCGCCGGCGGCTACGAGACCATCCTCGGCGCGACGCGGGACACCATGGAACGGGCCGTGCGCCGGGCCTTCGGCTCGTGCCTCAATCCCCGGGTCTTCGTGTACAAGCGGCAGCACGGCTTCGACATCAGCCAGGCCCGCATCGCCGTCGTCATCCAGGCCCAGATCGACGCGGACGTCGCCGGCGTCGGCTTCAGCCTCGACCCGCTGACCAACGACTACGACCTGGCTGTCTTCAACGCCAACTGGGGCCTGGGCGAGACCGTGGTCAGCGGCCTGGCCACGCCCGACCAGTTCACCGTGGACAAGGTCACGGGCGAGGTCGTGGAGACGGTCCTCGGCGCCAAGGAAACGTCGTACTGGCTGCTCCCGGACGGCGGCACCACCGAACGCGCCGACGACCGCCACGACGAAGCGACCCTGTCGCCGGATCAATTGCGGGAAATGACGGCCACGCTCTCGCGCATCGAGGCCCTCTACCAATGCCCCATGGACATCGAATGGGCCTGGCACGGCGGCCGGTTCTCCCTGCTCCAGGCCCGGCCCATCACCGCCTGGCTGCCGCTGCCGGAGGAAATCCTCACCGCGCCCGGGGCGCCGCGCGCGCTGTTCATGGACGCCACCCTGGCCATCCAGGGCATCCAGGAGCCGCTCTCCGTCATGGGCCAGGACTTCCTGGCCGTGTTTTTCCGCCGGGCCGCCAGGCGCCTGTTGGGCGACGACGCCATCGTCGACCCCGGGCACGGCCTGGTCCGCCCGGCCGGCGGCCGGCTCTACTCCTGCCTGTCCTTCCTCTTCACCATGGCCGACCCCGAGGGCTTCGCCGCCTTCATCGACAACATGGACGCCATGGTCGGCGACATCCTGCGCGAGGCCGACCTGGCCCCGTACCGCCGGCTGCCCAAACCGGCGTTCCTTAACCACCTGATCCCCCGGCTGCTGGCCCACGTTCCCGGCCTGCCCCTGCGCAACATCGCCGCCGCCCTGGCCCCCGAGCATGCCGCCGCCCGCTATCACCCCAAGGTGGAAGCGGCCCTGGCCGCCATGGCCGCCCACCGGGAGGACGGCCAGGGCCTGGCCGACGCCGCCGACCGGCTGTGCGGGGCATTCCTCGAACTCCTCGTCGACGTCCTGGCCACGCCGCTTCTCGTGGGCATCCTGGCCAAGTCGCGCCTGCGCCGGCTGTTCGCCGCCCGCGCCGCCAGCGACCCCACGGTCGCCGACGACCTGACCCATATCGATCAGGCCCTGCCCCACAACATCACCATCGACATGGGGCTGGCCCTGTACGGCGTCGCCGAGGCGTTCCGGGAAGCCGGGCTCGCCGACGCCGCCAGCATCGACCGCTGCCTGCTCGCCGGCGACGCCCCGCCCGAGGCCGCCCGGGCCGTTGCCGCCTGGCGGGACTTCCAGGACCGCTTCGGCTTCCGGGGGCCGCGCGAACTGGACCTCGCCGCGCCGCGCTACCGGGACGCGCCCGAAATGCTGTGCAAGCAGGTCGTGGCCCTGGCCGCACTGCCCGAGGGCGGCGACACGCCCCGCACCATCCAGCAGCGCTCCATCGAACGCCGCCTGGCGGCCCATGCCCGCCTGGAGCGGACGGCCCGGGCCATGGGCGTCCCGGCCCACGCGGAATACGGCCTGCTCTACCGCCTGGTGGAGCATTTCGGCGGCTATCGGGAGAACCACAAATACTATCTGGTCAAGGTGATCGCCCTGGTGCGCGAGCGCGCCCTGGAGGCCGGCCGAAGCCTGGCCCGGGCCGGGCGGCTGGACGATGCCCGGGAGGTGTTCGACCTGACCCTGGCCGACCTGGACCGGGCCCTTGGCGACCCGAGCCTGGACGCGCGCGCCCTGGGGGCGGCCAATACCGCCTTTTTGCGGCGCCTGGGCCGGGTGGAGGCCTTTCCCCACGTGGTGGATTCCCGGGGGCGCATCCTGCGGCCGAAATCCCGGCCGGCCAAGGCCGGGGAGCTGTCGGGCCAGGGCGTGTCGCCGGGCACGGTTTCAGGCCCGGTCAAGGTCCTGCGCACGCCGGACGAAAAACCGCTGCTGCCCGGGGACATCCTGGTGGCCCGGGCCACGGACCCCGGCTGGACGCCGCTTTTCGTCAACGCCGCCGCCATCGTGCTGGAGGTCGGCGGCATGCTCCAGCACGGGTCGCTGGTGGCCCGGGAGTACGGCAAGCCGTGCGTGGCCGGGGTGCTCGACGCCACGCGGCTGTTGCGCGACGGCGAACCGGTGGAGGTGGACGGCTCCTGGGGGCGGGTGCGCCGCCTCGACCCGCCGCCGTCCTAG
- the mdlC gene encoding benzoylformate decarboxylase encodes MPLVREVTFDLLRRLGLTTVVGNPGSTEETFLKNFPADFTYVMALQETNVVAIADGLAQGLKAPVIVNVHTGAGIGNAMGALLSAFLNKTPLIVTAGQQTRQMLLSEPFLTNFEPQTLPRPYVKWSYEPSRPQDVPGAFMRAYAMAMQPPTGPVFLSLPLDDWDQEMADVDVLRTIATRQAPDPERLAAFAERIDASEKPVLVYGGDLARSRAWDAGIALAERLQAPVWFGPFTENVPFPQDHPRYAGVLPAAVGPLGKALAGHDLIVVVGAPVFRYYPWVPGDTLPAGAELLQITDSPYEAAKSVAGDSLVGDAGLAIEGLLALVTERPAPASSRPAFAHEDAEAILAGAREPLTAKQVFAVLSRCAPEDFVLVNESPSNMGELAQTRLGTTTRPDSYYIMASGALGWGMPAAVGLALAERRTGRGRPVVALIGDGSFQYAPQSIWTAVQHGAHVVFVVLRNEEYGILKAFALLEATPNVPGLDLPGLDIAALGQGYGAKSCRAASVAAIEAAFRQALAEPGVSVIEIPIDKTIHTLLGDG; translated from the coding sequence ATGCCCCTCGTTCGCGAAGTGACGTTCGATTTGCTGCGCCGCCTGGGCCTGACCACCGTCGTCGGCAACCCGGGCTCCACCGAAGAGACGTTCCTGAAAAATTTCCCGGCCGACTTCACCTACGTCATGGCCCTGCAGGAAACCAACGTCGTGGCCATCGCCGACGGCCTGGCCCAGGGGCTCAAAGCCCCGGTCATCGTCAACGTGCACACCGGCGCCGGCATCGGCAACGCCATGGGCGCCCTGCTCTCGGCCTTCCTCAACAAGACGCCGCTGATCGTCACCGCCGGCCAGCAGACCCGGCAGATGCTCCTGTCCGAGCCTTTCCTGACCAACTTCGAGCCCCAGACCCTGCCCCGGCCCTACGTCAAGTGGAGCTACGAGCCCAGCCGCCCCCAGGACGTGCCCGGCGCCTTCATGCGCGCCTACGCCATGGCCATGCAGCCGCCAACCGGCCCGGTCTTCCTGTCCCTGCCCCTGGACGACTGGGACCAGGAGATGGCGGACGTCGACGTGTTGCGCACCATCGCCACCCGCCAGGCACCGGACCCGGAGCGCCTGGCCGCCTTTGCCGAGCGCATCGACGCGAGCGAAAAGCCGGTCCTCGTCTACGGCGGCGACCTGGCCCGCAGCCGGGCCTGGGATGCCGGCATCGCCCTGGCCGAACGGCTGCAGGCGCCGGTCTGGTTCGGCCCGTTCACCGAAAACGTGCCCTTTCCCCAGGACCATCCGCGCTACGCCGGCGTGCTGCCGGCGGCCGTCGGCCCCTTGGGCAAGGCCCTGGCCGGCCACGACCTGATCGTGGTCGTGGGCGCGCCGGTATTTCGCTACTACCCCTGGGTGCCCGGCGACACCCTGCCGGCCGGGGCCGAACTGTTGCAGATCACGGACAGCCCCTACGAGGCGGCCAAGTCCGTGGCCGGCGACAGCCTCGTCGGCGACGCCGGCCTGGCCATCGAAGGCCTGCTGGCCCTGGTGACCGAGCGTCCGGCCCCGGCGTCGTCGCGCCCGGCCTTCGCCCACGAGGACGCCGAGGCCATCCTGGCCGGCGCCCGGGAGCCGCTCACCGCCAAGCAGGTCTTCGCCGTGCTTTCGCGGTGCGCGCCCGAGGACTTCGTCCTGGTCAACGAATCGCCCTCCAACATGGGGGAACTGGCCCAAACCCGCCTCGGCACGACCACCAGGCCCGACAGCTACTACATCATGGCCTCGGGGGCCCTGGGCTGGGGCATGCCGGCGGCGGTGGGCCTGGCCCTGGCCGAGCGACGCACCGGCCGGGGCCGGCCGGTGGTGGCGCTGATCGGCGACGGCTCGTTCCAGTACGCGCCCCAATCGATCTGGACGGCCGTGCAGCACGGCGCCCACGTGGTCTTCGTGGTCCTGCGCAACGAGGAGTACGGCATCCTCAAGGCCTTCGCCCTGCTCGAAGCCACACCCAACGTGCCGGGACTCGACCTGCCGGGCCTGGACATCGCCGCCCTGGGCCAGGGCTACGGAGCCAAAAGCTGCCGGGCCGCCTCGGTGGCCGCCATCGAGGCGGCCTTCCGCCAGGCCCTGGCCGAGCCGGGCGTCAGCGTCATCGAGATCCCCATCGACAAGACGATCCACACACTGCTGGGCGACGGCTAG